GCAGCAGCGCGTGGCCATCGCCCGCGCCATGGTCAACCGTCCCCAGCTGCTCATGGCGGACGAGCCCACCGGCAACCTCGACCCCACCACCTCGATCGGCATCATGCGTCTGCTCGACCGGATCAACCGCACCGGCACCACGATCATCATGGCCACCCACGACGACGAGATCGTCGACCAGATGCGCAAGCGCGTGGTCGAGCTCGCCGGCGGGGTCATGGTGCGCGACCAGTCCCGCGGCGTCTACGGCGCGGCACGGTAGGGGCGGGCACGTGCGACTTCGGTTCATCCTGTCCCAGGTCGGCCAGGGTCTTTCCCGCAACCTGGCGATGACCATCTCGGTCGCCCTGGTCACGTTCGTCTCCCTGACGTTCGTCGGGGCGGCCGCGCTGCTCCAGATGCAGATCGACAACCTCAAGAACGACTGGTACGACAAGGTCGAGGTCTCCGCCTTCATGTGCCCGGAGGGCTCCGCCCAGCCGGGCTGCGCCGCCGGGGAGGCCAGCCAGGAACAGATCGACGACATCGGTGCGCTCCTCGCCTCACCTGCGCTCGAGCCCTACGTCAACGAGGTCTACCTGGAGTCCAAGGACGAGGCGTTCGCCGCGTTCCAGGAGCAGATGGCGGATACCGTCTGGGCGCAGTCGCTCACGGTGGACCAGATGCAGGTCTCCTACCGCGTCAAGCTCATCGACCCCGAGCAGTACCAGATCGTCGCCGACGAGCTGGAGGGGCGCCCCGGCGTCGAGATCGTCGTGGACCAGCGCGAACAGCTCGAGCCGCTGTTCAACATCCTCAACAGCGCCACCCTGCTCTCCCTGGGCCTGGCCGGCGTCATGATCGTGACCGCGGTGCTGCTCATCACCACCACGATCAAGCTCTCGGCCATGTCCCGGCGGCGCGAGACCGGCATCATGCGCCTGGTCGGCGCCTCGAACCTGTTCATCCAGCTGCCGTTCATGGTCGAGGGCGCCGTCGCCGCGCTGGTCGGGGCGGTGCTCTCCGTCGGTGGGCTGCTCCTCGGCGTGCGCTACCTGGTCCAGGACTGGCTCGCCGGCACGACGCCGTGGGTGCAGTTCGTGGGGACCGGAGACGTGCTCGTCATCGCCCCGTTCCTCGTGCTCGCCGCCATCCTGCTCGCCGGGATCAGCTCCGTGGTGAGCCTCGGCCGGTACACGAGGGTGTGAGGGGCCGACCGTGACAGCTCCCGCCCGCCCCACCGCCCGCCGCCGGCCGATGCTGCGCCCTACCGCCCGCCGGCCGATCCTGCGCCGCGCCGCCCTCGCGCTGCTGGTCTGCCTGAGCCTCGTCGGCCCCGCGAGCCTGGCGCAGGCCGACTCCCGCGACGACCTCGTGCGCCAGCAGCAGGAGAACGCCCAGCGGCGCGAGAAGCTCCAGTCCGACATGGAGGGACTCGACCAGAGCCTCGTCGAGACACATATCGCGCTCGAGGACGCCCGCGCCGCGCTGCCCGGCGCCGAGGCCGCGCTCGCCCAGGCCCGGGCCGAGCTGGCCGCGGCGGAGCGTGAGCAGGAGCAGGTCTCCGGACGGCTCGCGGTCGCGGAGGAGGAGGCCCGCTCGCTCGAGGCGGCCATCGCCGAGGGTGGGGAGAAGATCGCCGCCACCCGCTCGGCCATGGGCGAGCTCGCGCGCAGCACCTACCGCGGCGAGAACACCGTCAGCACGGTCGAGGTGGTGCTCGACTCCGCCTCCACCGAGGAGTTCCTCCAGGGCTACGCGGTGCGCGAGACCGCGGTGCGCGCCCAGACTCAGGTGCTCGACGAGCTCGAGACCATGGCCGCCGTCGCCGAGAACCAGCGCACCCGGCAGGACGCCGTCACGGTGCGCATCGGCGAGCTGAAGGCCGAGGCGGACCTCGCCGTCGCCGCCGCGGACGAGGCTCGCGCCGCCGCTGAGCAGCACGCGGCCCAGATCCGGGAGCTCGAGTCCGAGATGGCCACCCTGGCCGCCGCCCTGGAGGGCCAGAAGGACGACGTGTCCGGGCAGATCGCCGGGCTCCAGGCCGAGAACGACCAGCTCGGCGCCGAGATCGCCGCGATCGACGAGGCGAACCGCAGGGCCGAGGAGGAGCGCAAGCGCAAGGCAGCCGAGGAGGCAGCGGCGGCCGCGCGTGCCGGCCGGGCCGCGCCGGCGCCGCCGGCCCCTCAGGCCTCCGGCGGCACCCTGCTCATCCCGCCGGTGCCGAACCCGCTGTTCGTGACCTCGGGCTACGGCATGCGCTGGTACCCCATCACCGGCGGGTACTGGATGCACCTGGGTGTCGACCTGCGCTCGGCCTGCGGCAACCCTCAGTACGCGGCCGCCGGCGGGACGGTCTCGGCCGTGAAGCCGCACCCGAACGGCACGCACGGCAACCAGGTGATCGTCAACCACGGCTACCTCGGCGGCAGCTCCTACGTGACGGTGTACAACCACCTCTCCCGATTCGCGGTGCGTACGGGTCAGCAGGTCTCCCAGGGGCAGGTCATCGGGAACACCGGGCAGACCGGCAACGTCACCGGCTGCCACGTGCACTTCGAGGTGTGGAAGAACGGGCGCAGCCTCGACCCCATGGGCCTGCCGGGCTTCTGACCCCGGGGGTACGTCCCCCTGTCCCGCCCCGGCGGGCGCGGTCGCGACGTACGCTTCGGGGCAGGAGGTCCTGTTGGCGACGCAGCCCACCCTCATCAACTCGGTCGTCCGCGCCCTGCGGTTGCTCGACGCGGTCGGCGAGGCGAGCGGCCCTGTGCCCGCAAAGCTGCTCGCCCATCGCACCGGGCTGGC
This window of the Georgenia yuyongxinii genome carries:
- the ftsX gene encoding permease-like cell division protein FtsX translates to MRLRFILSQVGQGLSRNLAMTISVALVTFVSLTFVGAAALLQMQIDNLKNDWYDKVEVSAFMCPEGSAQPGCAAGEASQEQIDDIGALLASPALEPYVNEVYLESKDEAFAAFQEQMADTVWAQSLTVDQMQVSYRVKLIDPEQYQIVADELEGRPGVEIVVDQREQLEPLFNILNSATLLSLGLAGVMIVTAVLLITTTIKLSAMSRRRETGIMRLVGASNLFIQLPFMVEGAVAALVGAVLSVGGLLLGVRYLVQDWLAGTTPWVQFVGTGDVLVIAPFLVLAAILLAGISSVVSLGRYTRV
- a CDS encoding M23 family metallopeptidase — its product is MTAPARPTARRRPMLRPTARRPILRRAALALLVCLSLVGPASLAQADSRDDLVRQQQENAQRREKLQSDMEGLDQSLVETHIALEDARAALPGAEAALAQARAELAAAEREQEQVSGRLAVAEEEARSLEAAIAEGGEKIAATRSAMGELARSTYRGENTVSTVEVVLDSASTEEFLQGYAVRETAVRAQTQVLDELETMAAVAENQRTRQDAVTVRIGELKAEADLAVAAADEARAAAEQHAAQIRELESEMATLAAALEGQKDDVSGQIAGLQAENDQLGAEIAAIDEANRRAEEERKRKAAEEAAAAARAGRAAPAPPAPQASGGTLLIPPVPNPLFVTSGYGMRWYPITGGYWMHLGVDLRSACGNPQYAAAGGTVSAVKPHPNGTHGNQVIVNHGYLGGSSYVTVYNHLSRFAVRTGQQVSQGQVIGNTGQTGNVTGCHVHFEVWKNGRSLDPMGLPGF